The Brassica napus cultivar Da-Ae chromosome C1, Da-Ae, whole genome shotgun sequence DNA segment CAAGTATATGTTTGATGTCTGCTTTGATACCCTCCTCAACTCTTTCACCAAATATTATAGAAGACTTAGATGGATTAATCTGTTGACTAGACGCATCACCATATATGTTCAGACACAGAGAACCTCAACACTCTCCATCAAGTTCGCTTGGCACAACAGCAAACTGCCATCAACAAACAACAAATGAAGAACCAAAGGTCCACCGACAGCAAGCTTAATACCATGTAGACGTCCTTTACTTTTTGCATTATTCAACACACTCACGAGTGCCTCTGTACATATGATGAACAAGAATGGAGAGATTGGGTCGCCTTGACGAATTCCACGTTCAGGCCTAATGAAACCATGTTCTCGGCAGTTGAGAAGGATTGTATATGACATCGTGCTCACACATGCCATAACCCAGCATACCCATTTCCTAGCAAAGCTCATCTTTTCCATTAATGTCTCCAAGAAGTTCCACTAAACACGGTCATAAGCTTCTGACATATCAGTTTTGATAGCCATAAACTTTTCATTAACCGAGTTGTTAGTTCGTAAACCATGAACCATCTCATGAGTAACAATGATGTTATCCAAGATAAGCCTATCTTCGACGAAAGCTCCCTGCGTATCAGATACCAGAATTGGCATAACTGGTTTCATACGCTCAGACAAAAGTTTAGAAATAATCTTGTACTGGACCGAACACAAGCTTATCGGCCTCAAATCCTTCATAGTGTCTGGCTTGGATACTTTAGGTAACAAACAAAGTTGAGTATGGTTCCACCCTTGAGGAAGGGAAGAGTTACAGAAGAAGCTCTGAATTTCCTCAACAATGTGAGTACCAACAATGTGCCAGTACTGTTGATAGAATACTCCAGTGAGCCCATCTTCACCAGGAGCACTGCTACCCTTCACCGAGAAGGCTGCTCTTTTTATCTCTTCTGCGGTAAACTCCTTCGTAAGTGCTTCATTCATGTCTGCGGTAACCTTTCCTTAGAAACCCTCAAACAAGGATTCAAGATCCACCGGGTTCGAGCTCATGAATAACTCTATGAAGTACTCAACAGCAATGTTGCCTTTTGCTCCTTCCGAAAAAGTCAGTTCCTTGTTCATCTTTGAGCATCAAGATATTATTCTTGATTTTCTCCCTTAACAACATTATGAAAGTACGTTGTATTCATGTCTCTTTCTCTCAACCATTGCTCCCTACTCCTCTGTCTCCAATACCTTTCTTCATCTCGATGAGCTTCAGCAAGTTGCACTCTAAGACGGCGCATAGACCGAGCACTAGGCCTGATCTTGGAAATCTCCTTCTCAAGCGCTTGGTGCAACCGCTGAATACGAGTTTTAGAATTGAACTGTGAAGATCTTTTCCACCGCGATAGCTCTTTTCTGCACCTTGACAGTCGATCCATGATGGATGAGTTATCACCACCGCAGCTGTCCCAACCTCGACGAACCACTTCCTCAAAGCCAGCCTTCCCTACCATCCTCCGATCAACGTAAAACCGGCCCCACCACGATCAAAAGGTTCCAATACAAACTTCAGAAGCAAAGGCCTACGATCCGATGGCCACATATCAATATAGTCTACACTGGAGTGAGGGAATAATTGAAACCACTCATCGTTCCCAAAGTTGCGGTCCACTCTACACTGAACCCATACATTATCACACCAGCCAACCCAAGAAAGAGTGTTCCTAGTTGACCTTACTTCTTTTATCTTACAATTTTCCACCATGTTTCTAAAGTCCCAAAAAGTGGAATCATTTCGAACTGCTCCACCCAACTTCTCTGAGTTATCTAGCAACTCATTGAAGTCACCAATCAGTACCCATGCACGATATCTTGTCAAGCCAATATTCACTAACTTTTCCCACACCAATCGCCTCATGTTTCTAACTGGATCTCCATAGACACAAgacaagaagaaaaacaaagatcCCATCTCCACATTCATATCAATGATCCTTTTATCTGAAGACAAAATCTCAACCTTATAATAATCCTTCCACAACACTGCTAGTCCTCCACTCAAGCCTTCCGGCGCCACAGTAAACATCTTATCGTAACCAAGAGTTTTTTGTAAACCAATCATGTAACTATCTTTTTGTTTAGTTTGCATGAGAAACAAGAAATCCGAATAATGTTCTTTACGCATTTCCGTTAAACGATGAACTGTCTCGGTGTTTCCTGcccctcgacagttccaactcaATATGCTCATTGGGATGGCAACAGCTTCAAACCGGAAGCCAtcaaaatttcttattttttggtAGATCTTTCTGACGAGGAAGGCGTAGACATGTCTGACTTCTTTTTAGTACCATTCTCTCTGTTGTTTTCTTCATTCTGGGTTGAGTTTCTTGCAGTCCCAACAGCTCGAACTTGCGTCTTTCTCTTCCCAGAAGGTGGGCGACGTCTTGCTTTCTTATCACCCTTACCATCACCGGCAGTAGGATCCTTAGAGGATATCCCTAACTGAAAACCCGTAGTGATATCAAAGGGGGGAAGCAAAGCAGGAAGAGAGGCAGTGGAGGACTCTGTTTCGCTCTCATTCTCCAGAAGAGTCAGCCGCGCAGACGATGTGATCTTTAGCTTTTTAGTCGCATGCCATTGGAGGAGTGAGCTGATATCCGGGTAGTCAAACACATGCCCTTTCCCCTTGTCAAGGTCCGGGGTGATCTTGGTTAAAATAACCGGAGGAGCTCTAGCAGCATATGTGATAGCTTGACGGACACGTTGGATCCGAGCATTACGCTATGTTTCATCAGCATGAGATACATAGACCATTGCACTGCGCCTATCCTGTTCTGAAATTTCAGGGAACATGACTGGAAATCCA contains these protein-coding regions:
- the LOC125579808 gene encoding uncharacterized protein LOC125579808, translated to MEKMSFARKWVCWVMACVSTMSYTILLNCREHGFIRPERGIRQGDPISPFLFIICTEALVSVLNNAKSKGRLHGIKLAVGGPLVLHLLFVDGSLLLCQANLMESVEINPSKSSIIFGERVEEGIKADIKHILVIDKEGGEGTYLGLPEVFKGSKRNILNFIRERLHNRIHRWFAKSLSPGGKEILIKSVGLALPIYTMSVFRLPKDLCAKLTSALRDFWWSDGSSRRKLPWVTWEKLCQSKENGGMGFHDI